From the Panthera leo isolate Ple1 chromosome C1, P.leo_Ple1_pat1.1, whole genome shotgun sequence genome, one window contains:
- the LELP1 gene encoding late cornified envelope-like proline-rich protein 1: MSSDDKNKSSDPKNEPKNCDPRCEQKCEAKCQPSCLKKLLQRCSEKCPREKCPPPPKCPPCPSLCPPPCPPPCPAPSPPKPCAKPCPPKCPPPCPPPE; the protein is encoded by the coding sequence ATGTCGagtgatgataaaaataaatctagtgaCCCCAAGAATGAGCCCAAGAACTGTGATCCCAGATGTGAACAAAAGTGTGAGGCCAAATGCCAACCCAGCTGTTTAAAGAAGCTTCTGCAACGGTGCTCTGAGAAGTGTCCACGGGAGAAGtgcccaccaccaccaaagtGCCCACCATGCCCCTCGCTGTGCCCCCCAccgtgccctcctccatgcccagctccctcccctcccaagcCCTGTGCCAAGCCCTGTCCTCCTAAATGCCCaccaccctgcccacccccagagTGA
- the PRR9 gene encoding proline-rich protein 9, with amino-acid sequence MSFNEQQCKQPCVPPPCLQKSQEQCQANAEEVCLPPCQDPCQEKCPVQVQEVCLPQCQGLCQESCPQQSQDQCPSQCVEPCQELSQTKCVEVCPQKVQEKCLPPGKGK; translated from the coding sequence ATGTCCTTTAATGAACAGCAGTGCAAGCAGCCATGTGTGCCTCCCCCATGTCTTCAAAAGTCCCAAGAGCAGTGCCAGGCAAATGCTGAGGAAGTGTGCCTTCCCCCATGCCAGGACCCCTGCCAGGAGAAGTGCCCAGTGCAAGTTCAGGAGGTTTGTCTTCCTCAGTGCCAGGGATTATGCCAAGAAAGTTGCCCACAGCAAAGCCAAGACCAATGCCCATCTCAGTGTGTGGAGCCATGCCAGGAGCTATCTCAGACAAAATGTGTGGAAGTTTGTCCACAGAAAGTTCAGGAGAAGTGCTTGCCCCCTGGCAAGGGAAAGTAA